Proteins encoded within one genomic window of Drosophila willistoni isolate 14030-0811.24 chromosome XL unlocalized genomic scaffold, UCI_dwil_1.1 Seg141, whole genome shotgun sequence:
- the LOC6649126 gene encoding TNF receptor-associated factor 3 codes for MERSRRALWNKAILADQNSNTNSSENQPKSTTIVKYEKSSCLFCNEWFDAQTFTEHLIHCGQVLEECPNSCQAFIPRIRMRSHLKECPRNKQHSQRMSVSMDRLDQHADHRLQVLEQDVNTIRSVLNEEIRQRLHLITDVGNIRKQNQVVEEWTRDTDDHLGGLRRQLEEEGAQRAFVAEQNQIDFQYCCNITQSLKDQVELKMDDIQKHINQLSIDISFHQNQLNDNILKLEELIFENERLNRDKFFQIEEFLQQINEDIKTKLGTTNEYATSKQATLDYEVKNVKNIVCETEERCDKIETTIQDLDRALHQTLQNLSDIENQLAMQQRISSVQNTRGHLIWRIKDYSKKLDEAKQYDTILHSSMFSNKAYGYALRLDIYLNGKGTWKGRNLIACLNVLTGEYDPLLAWPCRLQAEIIIRDQSENPLETQDYVKTIFVRKKSDDFIQSNQYFHIPHKVITSRNYLRNDSLYIEVRVLK; via the exons ATGGAGAGAAGCAGGAGAGCTCTTTGG AATAAGGCAATATTAGCAGATCAGAATTCGAATACAAATTCAAGTGAGAATCAACCAAAATCAACGACAATTGTTAAATATGAGAAATCATCGTGTCTCTTCTGTAATGAATGGTTTGATGCTCAGACATTTACG GAACATTTAATACACTGCGGCCAGGTGTTGGAGGAGTGTCCAAATAGCTGCCAGGCCTTTATTCCCCGCATACGCATGCGATCCCATTTGAAGGAGTGTCCACGGAATAAGCAACACAGCCAAAGGATGAGCGTTAGTATGGATCGTCTGGATCAGCATGCTGATCATCGATTACAGGTGCTGGAACAGGATGTTAACACAATTAGATCGGTGCTCAATGAGGAGATACGCCAACGATTGCATCTCATCACCGATGTGGGCAACATACGAAAGCAGAATCAAGTGGTCGAGGAATGGACCCGTGACACGGACGATCATTTGGGTGGACTGCGTCGTCAATTGGAGGAGGAAGGTGCCCAACGGGCATTTGTGGCcgaacaaaatcaaattgattttcaataTTGTTGCAATATAACTCag tCGTTGAAAGATCAAGTTGAGCTAAAAATGGATGATATACAGAAACATATCAATCAGCTATCAATTGACATAAGTTTTCATCAAAATCAATTGAACGATAATATTCTAAAACTGGAGGAATTAATATTCGAAAATGAAAGGCTAAATCG AGATAAATTCTTTCAGATTGAGGAATTTCTGCAGCAAATCAATGAGGATATTAAAACCAAATTGGGGACCACAAATGAATATGCCACATCGAAACAGGCCACCTTGGATTATGAagtgaaaaatgtgaaaaatattGTATGCGAAACAGAGGAACGTTGCGATAAGATTGAGACAACGATACAAGATCTTGATAGAGCTCTACATCAGACATTGCAGAATCTATCGGATATTGAGAATCAATTGGCCATGCAACAGCGTATTTCCAGTGTCCAGAATACAAGAG GTCACTTGATATGGCGCATTAAGGATTATTCCAAGAAATTGGATGAAGCAAAACAATATGACACCATATTGCATAGTTCGATGTTCTCGAACAAGGCCTATGGCTATGCTTTACGT TTGGACATCTATTTGAATGGCAAAGGCACTTGGAAGGGTCGCAATTTGATTGCTTGTTTGAATGTACTTACTGGCGAATATGATCCATTGTTGGCATGGCCATGTCGTTTGCAAGCGGAGATTATTATACGGGATCAAAGTGAAAATCCCCTAGAAACGCAGGACTATGTAAAGACAATATTTGTGCGCAAGAAGAGCGATGACTTCATACAGAGTAATCAGTATTTTCatataccccacaaagtaATAACAAGTCGAAATTATTTGCGTAATGATTCACTCTACATAGAGGTGCGTGTGTTGAAGTGA
- the LOC6649127 gene encoding phospholipid-transporting ATPase IF produces the protein MNFFGHDYLSGFRRIDHIGSYPTNTSIWSEQEPQFYLKNTFLWQRRKGSRVSTINDWLQIQIGGPEIVKKKKPPTNQNRIKSTKYTLITFLPQNLLEQFRRIANFYFLVMTIISLLIDSPVSPMTSLLPLVFVIAVTAAKQGYEDILRYRTDNVVNCSPVTIIKDGKECIIKSQNVAPGDLVVVQRDCDVPCDLVLMRSTDPHGKCFITTANLDGESNLKTLMVPRDLPMVDLKDMNKLGIIECETPRTDLYSFNGKIELQGAEGRVLPLSAENVLLRGSRVKNTECVIGCAVYTGMTTKLQLNSRLTRVKTSSSETYINRFLIFILIALIAIVTLLYFLKRYEELYVIPKLTYLGDATDSYSVKQFLQDYLSFLILFNYLIPISLYVTIELQRVIGGFFMEWDVELYEKETDQPCVVNTSNLNEELGQINILFSDKTGTLTKNEMNFQQCSIAGHKFNYKQTRLEDQESHALIDINKFNLDQRVFFQALAICHTVQVASGSLEQADAEAISNSKIPSPTVLATKTGPPEMYSICDITEESHNSSQQSELNVSQTIESSLSSHPNGTNATANSSDVNPLLVSDDGYTVERRKRPLVVKRSPNFARAAGNRLQIASVSASSNQLEQSNGNGISVQGDTGPNSPNVRPISLQFQRSTSERDLPQYGESNLNAMGHRRAHSYGAPNAYLTNPISSATSPQPNAGSIFRSSSTISRESYAAPTFTRQPTMLIRAESQRRKNEIREVIFSLDYQASSPDEKALVEACANLGLVYTGDDDEILRVRIVPPHLDYKRPFTIGKPKEESFYRLHVLEFTSDRKRMSVIVRDEDGKKWIYTKGAESYVFPLCANSSETMVAKTDNHIGDFARLGLRTLAIARRHISETEYQGFVNELAHANSSLENRKQLSEECYSKIESNLDLLGATAVEDALQDDVADTLVSLQAAGIKIWVLTGDKVETALNIALSCGHIPPDAKKYFIIDCKSHDDMLIHLNTLEREIIFGIGQECALLIDGKSLGIALSETPNEFRDVAVKCTAVLCCRLSPLQKSEVVALIKSSEENYNTASIGDGANDVSMIQEAHVGIGIMGREGRQAARCADFAFAKFCMLKRLLLVHGHYHSIRLCFLVLYFFYKNIVFMGIMFLFQFHTLFSSSSVYDSLFLTLYNVVYTSLPILFISLTEKPYTEEVLMRTPQLYKKNTDNKQLHWPYFLMWTLFAVYHSVIIFYFAFCVFSFNNVILNGGQTAAFSCFGTLLIWCVVIVVNLKLWLESMYLSYWYIVTLVGSILAFMATTVIYNVINLDYDTDIYWAYNNLLASLPVWLWILLTSVACLVPDFTIRMLIRALKIKHFTIFPGAQRKRQHRKKFDVTYL, from the exons ATGAATTTCTTTGGTCATGACTATCTAAGCGGATTTCGACGCATCGATCATATAGGTTCATATCCCACAAATACATCGATTTGGTCAGAACAGGAGCCACAATTCTATCTAAAGAATACATTTCTATGGCAACGACgtaag GGCTCCAGAGTTAGTACAATAAATGATTGGCTCCAAATACAAATCGGTGGCCCTGAAAttgttaaaaagaaaaagccaCCGACGAATCAAAATCGGATCAAATCAACAAAATATACGCTTATTACATTTCTACCGCAAAATCTATTGGAACAATTTCGTCGTATAGCCAATTTCTATTTCCTTGTGATGACAATAATATCGCTTCTAATTG ACAGTCCCGTGTCGCCGATGACCTCATTATTGCCATTGGTTTTTGTGATTGCTGTGACAGCCGCGAAACAGGGCTATGAAGACATTCTACGCTATAGAACTGACAATGTAGTGAATTGCTCGCCAG TTACCATAATTAAAGATGGCAAGGAGTGTATAATCAAATCACAGAATGTGGCACCCGGTGATTTAGTGGTAGTGCAACGAGATTGCGATGTACCCTGCGATTTGGTTTTAATGCGTTCCACAGATCCGCATGGCAAATGCTTCATTACGACAGCCAATTTGGATGGAGAATCGAATCTGAAGACCTTAATGGTGCCCCGAGATTTGCCCATGGTCGATCTAAAGGATATGAATAAGCTGGGCATCATTGAGTGTGAGACCCCCCGAACGGATCTGTATAGTTTTAATGGCAAAATCGAATTGCAGGGTGCCGAGGGTAGAGTATTGCCCCTGTCGGCCGAAAATGTGCTGTTGCGCGGTTCGAGAGTGAAGAACACTGAATGTGTGATTGGCTGTGCCGTTTACACGGGAATGACCACCAAATTGCAGCTAAATAGTCGACTCACCCGCGTTAAGACCTCATCCAGTGAGACATATATCAATCGATTTCTAATATTCATTCTCATCGCCCTTATAGCTATAGTGACATTATTGTATTTCCTGAAACG ttaCGAGGAACTATATGTGATACCAAAGCTTACCTATTTGGGGGATGCTACGGATAGCTATAGTGTAAAGCAATTCCTACAGGATTACTTGTCATTCCTGatacttttcaattatttGATACCGATCTCACTCTATGTGACTATTGAGTTGCAGCGTGTCATTGGTGGATTTTTCATGGAATGGGATGTGGAACTCTATGAGAAGGAAACCGATCAGCCGTGCGTTGTGAATACCTCCAATTTGAATGAGGAATTGGGCCAAATAAATATACTCTTCTCCGATAAAACGGGCACCCTAACCAAAAACGAGATGAACTTTCAACAGTGTTCGATAGCTGGTCACAAATTTAACTATAAACAGACTCGTCTCGAGGATCAGGAATCCCATGCCTTGATCGATATTAACAAGTTCAAT CTCGATCAACGTGTCTTCTTTCAAGCCCTGGCCATATGCCATACCGTTCAAGTGGCATCTGGTTCGCTGGAGCAAGCCGATGCTGAGGCCATAAGCAATAGTAAGATTCCTTCTCCGACTGTGCTAGCCACCAAGACTGGGCCACCGGAAATGTATTCGATATGTGATATTACCGAGGAGAGTCACAATTCTAGTCAACAGAGCGAACTGAATGTCAGTCAAACGATTGAATCATCTTTATCATCGCATCCAAATGGAACAAATGCAACAGCCAATTCATCCGATGTCAATCCGCTTCTGGTATCGGATGATGGCTATACGGTTGAGCGACGCAAACGTCCATTGGTGGTGAAGCGGAGTCCCAATTTTGCCAGAGCAGCTGGCAATCGTTTGCAGATTGCTTCAGTTTCGGCCTCTAGCAATCAGTTGGAGCAATCGAATGGCAATGGCATATCGGTTCAAGGTGACACTGGTCCAAACTCACCAAATGTGCGTCCAATTTCCCTTCAGTTTCAACGTTCGACTTCAGAGCGAGATTTGCCCCAGTATGGCGAGTCGAACCTTAATGCCATGGGCCATAGACGAGCTCATTCGTATGGAGCACCGAATGCATATCTGACAAATCCGATATCCTCAGCAACCAGTCCGCAGCCGAATGCAGGCAGCATTTTCCGTAGTTCCAGCACGATATCAAGAGAATCGTATGCGGCACCAACTTTTACGCGACAGCCAACCATGTTGATACGTGCCGAATCGCAGCGTCGTAAGAACGAGATACGAGAAGTTATATT TTCATTAGACTATCAGGCATCTAGTCCCGATGAGAAGGCCCTCGTGGAGGCCTGCGCCAACTTGGGCTTGGTTTACACCGGCGACGATGATGAAATTCTACGAGTTCGCATTGTACCACCGCATTTGGACTACAAGCGACCCTTCACCATTGGCAAGCCCAAGGAGGAGAGTTTCTATCGTCTGCATGTCCTTGAATTCACATCGGATCGCAAGCGTATGAGTGTTATTGTACGTGACGAGGATGGCAAAAAGTGGATCTACACCAAGGGCGCCGAGAGCTATGTCTTTCCCCTGTGTGCGAATAGTTCGGAAACAATGGTGGCCAAAACGGACAATCATATTGGTGACTTTGCCCGTCTCGGCTTGCGTACATTGGCCATAGCCAGGCGGCATATTTCGGAAACTGAATATCAAGGATTTGTCAATGAATTGGCTCACGCAAATAGTTCACTCgaaaatcgcaaacaattGAGCGAGGAATGTTATTCGAAAATCGAAAGCA ATCTTGATCTACTGGGAGCCACAGCTGTAGAGGATGCCCTGCAGGACGATGTAGCCGATACATTGGTCTCTCTCCAAGCGGCGGGCATTAAAATTTGGGTACTTACTGGCGATAAGGTGGAAACAGCCTTGAATATTGCTCTGTCATGCGGCCACATACCGCCCGATGCCAAGAAATACTTTATAATCGACTGCAAGAGCCATGACGATATGCTCATCCATTTGAATACCCTCGAGCGTGAGATAATCTTTGGCATTGGCCAAGAATGTGCCCTCCTCATCGATGGCAAGAGTCTGGGCATAGCCCTCAGCGAAACGCCCAATGAGTTCCGAGACGTGGCCGTCAAATGCACCGCGGTCCTGTGCTGCCGCCTCAGTCCGTTGCAAAAGAGCGAGGTGGTGGCTCTGATCAAGTCATCGGAGGAGAATTACAACACAGCCTCCATTGGGGATGGGGCCAACGATGTGTCCATGATCCAGGAGGCCCATGTAGGCATCGGTATTATGGGTCGTGAGGGCAGGCAGGCGGCGCGTTGTGCTGATTTTGCGTTTGCCAAGTTCTGTATGCTCAAGAGGCTGCTGCTAGTCCATGGACATTATCATAGCATACGTCTTTGCTTTCTGGTCCTATATTTCTTCTACAAGAACATTGTGTTCATGGGCATTATGTTTCTGTTTCAATTCCACACACTCTTCTCCTCATCATCTGTCTATGATTCACTCTTCCTAACCCTCTACAATGTGGTCTATACATCGCTGCCAATTCTATTCATATCGCTGACTGAGAAACCCTACACGGAGGAAGTCCTAATGCG AACTCCACAATTGTATAAGAAGAATACGGATAACAAGCAATTACATTGGCCATATTTTCTCATGTGGACCCTATTCGCTGTCTACCATTCCGTCATTATATTCTACTTTGCCTTCTGTGTATTCTCATTTAACAATGTCATACTGAATGGTGGACAGACGGCGGCATTCTCCTGCTTTGGTACCCTGCTCATCTGGTGTGTGGTCATTGTGGTGAATCTTAAATTGTGGCTCGAATCGATGTATTTATCGTATTGGTATATTGTCACACTTGTGGGCTCAATTCTGGCCTTCATGGCCACTACGGTTATCTACAATGTTATCAATTT GGACTACGACACGGATATATATTGGGCATACAACAACTTGTTGGCCTCCCTTCCCGTTTGGCTATGGATTCTGTTAACAAGTGTGGCTTGTCTGGTCCCTGATTTCACAATTCGCATGCTAATCAGGGCCCTGAAGATAAAACATTTCACCATCTTTCCGGGAGCACAGCGAAAACGTCAACATCGAAAAAAATTCGATGTTACCTATTTGTAA